In Thunnus thynnus chromosome 4, fThuThy2.1, whole genome shotgun sequence, the DNA window TTGTCACATTTACGCAGGACTTCTGCGTTTGTTGGTGGATGTTGGAGACCGTGAGGCACACTTCATACTCAGTCGCTGGTTGTAAATGCGTAAGGTTGTACTCGTGGACATCCACAGGTACCCTGGCAGTGTAAGTAATATGTGGGTTGTCTATTTTCATGGTGGCAGATGACCACTTTAAGTTAGAGGTCATTACATTTGAGTTTACTTTCCAGGAGACCAGGATTGAGTGGGACTCTGTCTGTTTGACGTAGATCTTCATAAGCTGAGTGCTGTCTAGCAGAGTGCCGTTCACACGTATGGCTGTCACTCTTGTGTCAGCTCCTTCTGAATTTTGAGCCACACAAGTGTATCTGCCAGAGTCTTCCACTTGGATATGAGAAATTCTCAATGTCCCTTCACTGCTGAGGCTGTACTTGTCTGATAGGGTGTCCATCATTACCTTGTTCCCCATCGGTGTCACCCAGTAGATTTCTGGCTCAGGCTGGGACATGGCTCTGCAGTCCAAGTCCACAGTCATGCCAATGTCCAAATTGAGGTGGTTGGGGAAGGTATCATGGGAAATCATTGGCAAGCATTGGTTTAATAAGTCCTTCTGCAGCACCTCCCGCACATGCATACCCCTGACCTCTGTTGGCATGGCACAAAACATGGACAGGGGTTCCATGAAACGGACAGTGGTTTTGTTGGAGCTCATCCACTGGATGACACAGTCACAGCGAAGAGGATTGCTGTGGATGCTGATCTCACGTAGGTTGGGGAGAGAATCCACAGTGGACTGATAGAGGGCATTCAGGGCATTGTTGTTCAACATTAGACTCTCCAAGGCTGGGACATCGCGAAAGGCCTGACGATGGATGTAGGAGAACTtggggttgtttgtagcctccAGCTTAGTGAGCTCAGGAAGATTGTCCAGACTGTACTGGTCAATAGAAACCAGCTCACCCATGTTGTTTATTCCCAGCTCTTTTAGTCTCAGCATGTTCTTGAAATCTCCTTCCTGAATCTTGTGTACTGGATTTTTGTTCAAATCCAAGAACTTGAGGTTAGGTAGTTTCTGGAGGGCTCTTTGAGGAACGCTGACCAGCTTATTGTCGTAGAAAGAGAGGCTCTCAAGATTGTCAAGTCCCACAAAAGCATTTCCAGGGATGTCTGTCAAATCCATCCCAGCCAAAACAAGGCTTCTCAGGTTGCCCAGTGGCTTAAAGTTGAAGTCCATTATTCCAACAATGGGATTCTCCCCAATCATGAGGATCTCTAGATTGGGTGTAGAATCAAACCACTGGCTATTGATGGTCTTGAGCTTGTTGGAGTTGAGGTGAAGCCTTAGCAGGTTGTGGAGCCCAGAGAAGGCATTAGCTGAGATAGTGTTGATCTGATTGTGGTTAATGTAGAGCTCCTGCAGGTTGCTGAGGTCCTGTAGACAGTAATCGGGCATTTCTGTGATCTGGTTCTCTTCCAGATGAAGCGTGGTGAGCTGGGACATATTGGTAAGGCCAACATCCCGGATGCTACTGAAGTTGTTCTGGGACAAGTCCAGCTCAGTGAGGTTGAAGAGCTGCTCCAGCTCTTCACTGGTCCTGGCAATGTAGTTGCTCTGTAGGAGGAGAACCTGAGTGTCACTTGAGAGGTTCCCCGGGATGCGTGTTAGGCGCAGGTCATTGCAATCCACAGTGATAGCTTCTCTGTAAGTGGACTGGGGGGTAAACCAGGGTCggatctcacacacacacagctggggACACTCATTGCTCTGGACGAAGGCTAGTCCTATCGATACCAGGATCAGGCCAGCAAACACCTGGCCTAAAAGAAGGCAGTCTAACCTCCGTCTAGCCATGCTGGGGAGGGACAGGAGGAGGGGCAGATGACTCTGGAAGAGAGTGTGTTACAGTCATCAACCAGACTTTTCACTGATTAGGTCTTTCAGTCCAGTGAAATGGTCAGGGGTTGAAGCCAAGGGAAGAATTATAGAGAGAATTTTACAGCAGGATCTTGGAGCAGCAAAATAATCtggaaaagagagacaaaacatACGTGTCATTATACAGAAAACATTGTGTAAACCATGTTTACAATGACAGAGTatacataattatgtttttgtttgtaacaATTATGGAATTATTGCATAGTCTTTCATGTTTCTTGTAAATGTAGTAATTACTTAAGATAACAGAGTGACTAAGAACAACAACTGCTTCTCCAGTATCCTTGTGAGACTGTTAGTTATGTGCAGCATCAACAGTTTTGAGAAAATGCAAGTTCAGCTCATTACAATGCATGCACAAAACACTGCTCTGAACTACTTGGAAACAGATCAAATTCCATTGAGGGCTTTCATCTATTCAACAGGCCCATAAGGACTCGATCATTAGCTTCTCCGAACATCATTAAACACTATGAGATATTAGTATGTGCCATGCCtcaaagaaagcaaaaaaaaaagatgcacatCTTAATTTTTAATGCGACGTCTTCAGAATTCTGAATTTAGggcaaacatgaaaaaaaaaaaagttttcagcaGGCCTAGGATTTTTTTCCAGGATGACTGGGTACAGATGAAAGATTGTCAAAACTTTAAGCAGCATTCTTTAACTCTAAGAAGACTTCTGACTACAGATAGGGATTCCAAGAGAGGGCTGGGAGAGGACTAGAGACCCTGATATAAGCCAGTCGCTTGGTTTAGCGAATGGGAGCTCCTGAGAGGTGCAATGGGCATCTGCTAGCCCATATGGCAGTAACACTTACTCCAATGACTTGGAAGACAAAGCATTCATTCTGGCAAATAATAAACAGCTTTTATTAAATGCCAGTGCCACATTTTAAACCCTTCACTGTGTATGAATACATAGGCATAACCATCACATCACTTTTATCTAGGGATGGAAATGTTGATCGGtcagtcggtccaccactttggtccaaaatGAAATATCGTAACATCTATTGGATTTGTTGTCATGTAATTTTGTACAGAcaattttgaaatgtttgatatttttacagaCAGAGGATGAAGCCTTATTAACAGGATTAGGTTGCCAGCACTTCTTTAACAAACCCATGCACTTGCAGTATCTTACAGCAGCAATTAAGAGATCCCATTACTCAATTAGGTCTATTTACTCCCTCCCAGTATAGAGCCATACGGCAGCATCACAGCACCATGACCTTCTCCACCACACAGTTTTATGGTCAACACCAACTTAAGAAGATAGTGCTTAAGAGGCTTTCAAACAAGAAAGCTGACTAATTCATCTGAATGCAAACTGCCTGGCAACAGCACCAGGGAGACAGCAACACATCTCCTCCTATACTAGAGATTCCCTATGGGACAGGGCGGAGCATGGGTGAAATAGGGATAGTACTGTATCTAGTCTTTAAGCTAAAGCACTGTATATTGTGACAATTGCCATGCCACTCAGGATTAGTGGATGGAGATACTGAAGTGGAGATTAGCTGGAGGCAATGCACTGGATTCAAAcccagaggagagaaacaggtCACTTAGCACTTTAATTAAAAGCAACATATCACAGGAATGAGTGCTAATGCATTGGTAATctcattatgaaaataatgatttaagtgcttttttgtaattttgtcaacaaagaaaaacaactggaATATTCTGTCccatttcaatattttaaataatttcatttcattacagttTTGACAAGAATCTTGTATAAAATACAGAAGTTTAgatatttccatatttttgaGGGGTGTGCCCATTCTACAGCAACACAACCATCCCATAAACGGAAGCTTAAGAGTAAGTTCTTTTATATAGTAATATAATGTGTTCATTAGTGAACTTCAGAGGTGCTGGAAGGCAGAATTTGTTACGTCTGGACAGAGCCAgcctagctgtttccccctttgTCCAGTCTTTAtgataagctaagctaactggctgctggttgtagtttcatatttagcatacacaCATGAGAATgatatcaatcttttcatctaagtCTTGGCaataaagtgaataagcatatttccaaaaatgttgaaaacaaagaaagaagaatatTATTGAAATTGGACTTGATTCACATGATTTTCTttcagaaaacatatttttagaaAACACAAGATCATATTCATGAGGTTACTGGAGCCCACGTATCTGTATTACCATGAAATGACTTGCTTTCAAACTGCTACACAAAGATTGTAACCATTGTAACCAATATACAATTTTCTGCTCTCACATCCTTCTCTCTTTATTTACCGCAAATAGAGTTAATCTTAGATTCTCCCTATTTGGTAAACAGTAACAGCTTTGTCGGTACTCCCCTTTATACAATGTAAGATTAAGAAGTTTCTGATACCACTGACACACAAAATATGACACACTTGTCAAAGTAAAAAATGGGTTAgctcaaatgttttaaatgatgtaACTTTAAgtacttaaaagaaaaaaaaagatcagtgtCAACATCCTGTTGGTTCATTTTGCAACAACAAACTAAAAGCTGCCTGGGACATCCTGACACAGGCTTTACAGGTCCATTGTGATCAAAGTCCCGGAGGCACAGGAAATCTTAAAACACAGCAGGTGGAAGAACActcaacaacacaacaccaaAGGCAGGAAGGCAGAAAACGGAAGACCCAGAGGTTTTAACCACAGCCATCTTTGAACCTGTGAAAGGGATACTTGAAATAAATATCACAGGCTCAGATATAAACTGAGTCGTCTCAGACACGAGTTGCTTTGTTATATGATGTCTTTGGCAAGTGAGACCATAGTGACACACAACTCATATGTGGGACAGGTGTCAGAGCTAAAAAGGGATTAATACTGAACTCAGAAATGGATTAGtaatatgtaaatgtatcaACTTTTAGACAAAGATAcccatttattttctattagtCTACCTACCTTGCAGTGACTTAGTCCTTGAGTTGACCCTGATTTCATTCCCACACGCTTCAACATCTAccacctatcctaacctaaaaTTCATACATATTCATTTCATGCTTTTGACATATTTTAGTGTCATAAAATGATTCTGAATGACTTTCTGTGCCAGGTTCTGCTGGTGATCATCACCAGTGGCTTAATGCCAATCACCACTAATGGAGCAGAATCTTTGATTACCAAAGATGATCTTAAGGTAGTCATGGTGGTCTTTAGTGTGATGACAAATTAACTTATTAATGCTAATATGAGGTTGTCACTTACTCTCCAAATTTCAGATCTTGGTAGTGCTGCTTAATGATAAATTTCTTGTGGTTTGACAAGATGCATTAATGCGTATCTTATGGTAAGGCAGTACTTTTTATGGTTCCAAAGGAAATGAACTGAATgagcattttaattttcatgggCAGGTCTTAACGACACCTGTGCAGAGCAGCTGCATGTCATAAGGGCCTATTGATTGAGGGACAATCTAGACTATTTATCCATCCAATGCACTGGTGATTTCCATTATACTTTCACAATGATAAAGTATAATATTGTTAAGATGTAACTGAGTATCTagtaattcatttatttatcctTTGTAAGGGGCTCCGGCATCTGCTCTATCACAGTCATTTGGCAACACCAGATGCACATTAATTAGACATGGTCTTACTGAACACATTTCTAATGTCTGTTGATGTGATACTAAACCCAACGTAGCTATCAGTCACAACCTGTTACAGGCAACACATAGACACTCTCTCACTGTATTTCAGTTACTTGGGAACCACCCAAAGACTTTGGCCACCACATCAACAAACTTTAGTTTCTTGAGCCCAAAGTGtttgaaaattacatttgattacTCTACAATACAGTCCTCATCAAGATTTCTAATTGGGAAGTTTTTTTGCTGAAGAATTACCACCTACCATCTATAGCTTTTATGTAATGGCAATGAATGTTTATTGGCTCCGACACACCACTGTCAAGAGAACTTGCTTTTCCTCAATAAAAGCCAATAATACGGCAGAGATTTGGATTCCAGAAAGTATATTCTAAATACTTTTATTAACGGCATGATTTGGGCCTGGTTGGTTATATTGAAGAAAGACTGGTCAGTATTGCTAGAAACTACAGTAGATCCTAATTTAAAGGTACCCATGGAGTTTTCGACTTCTAGagcagtgttttttaatgagcAGGTTTGCACCTTTAATGGGCTACTGCCAAAGCTGGGCACCCTTTCATGGAATGATTGGGTACAGGTAATGTGAGCAAATATACTGCCATTTTAACTCTGACCACATTTGACAGCCATGAAAAGGCTCAGTTTCATTTCATGCCATGAAAATAGAACCCTGTCATTTCCATTTGAGACACTGTCACTTTTAGAGTGATGCTGATACTCCATGTGTTAATTGTGCATCCTGACATATTCCATTTGCATAAAGCTCAAAGATGTGACTTCTGAAAGACATAATCTAAAAATATCCAAACACCTCTGTAGGTGGTACAGTACAAATAGTTTTCTCATTAATTGCCAGCATTACAGTAGCTGATCACCATTTTACCATCAGTATTAGGAGATAGGAAACTGACATAGTGCCAATAGAGATGTGTGGGAGATAAATCCTGACATGCATTCATCTAACAAGGAAACTGGCTTTAAATGAAGATCTGAACAATCTGTAGACAGCAAGTCTGTGATGAGTACtgatgaaaacagacatttttttcctttgcagCAATATTTTTCCCTGAATACTCCATCCCACTGAATAATCACTGTTGATGTGTGAGTGATGTAAGATGTAAAAGCACGTCTCCATTTCTAAAAACAAGATAAGGTCTCCCTCTGAACCACTCTAAGTGACTTTTAAGTCCAAGGCTCAATTTTCAAATTCCTGTCCAAGTCTGTCTAAGGACGCTCAGGCTCATCGTCAAGGAAATCCCTCCTTGAATGCGATAAGAATTGAGTGTgacatgagaaaatgaaaatgtgatttaaacTGGATAACAAGACTCTTGCATTCGGGGTTCTCTCGGGAGCACCTTCTCTGACAGCACGTATAAACCTGCTTGCCCAGGTTTGCTTTTGAGCTTCAGTTTATTCATGtgcacatgtaaaaaaaaaaaaaaaaagacaagataaaacaaaaatgaggaaaaacaaattacagGTGGAGCAGGTGAGATAAACAACCCCAGTGAGCGTTTTAACACATCTTgtcacaaatgaaacaaaattgaGGTGAGAAAAACACTCAGACGCTGAATTAGACGACAGAACCTGAGTGACAAGCAAATGCAATAAGGTGTAATATGTTATATCAGGAACAGGCTGGCATTGTGACAAGAAGtctaaataaagtgaaaaacaaaatacatctCATATATGAAGTGAAAACTCAACATTCTTTCCATCTCTGCTCTGCATCCATCTTACAGTAACTCCAGaataaatagatttaaaaaagcATATTATAGCCTTATGGGAAACCCTCATGAGTGGCACCAATATCCAATCAGACTCCAGCAGACTCATAAAACAGTTACACCTCCCTTGGGAGCTATAGTCATGCAAGCTATagttattattttcatttatttatatttttcctatGATGAGGGAATCAggactttttttcttcactgtggCCAGTATGAGTTGTTGTGATCCCTTCAGTTGTGCTCACATCTGCCTCCAATGCGCTAACCACCCCCTCCCTCCAGACATTTAATACAACACACTCCATTTTCTTGTAGGACTCTCAAATAAGCACATGTTGAAAAATGTGCTCACATTCCTTAAACAATGCATGTAGGAGGTTTAATTGTTCCTGCAGGACTGTGGCTGCCCATACAGAGTACAACAACAGTGCTAAGTAGAACATATTGCGAGGGAAGAAACATTTACGAACATACTGCCATTACAAGACatgtacattcacacacactgctagaTTTCTATATGAGCAAATGTGAGCGTGCTACTATAGAAACATGCTGACTGGTTTCAGATTAGATGACTCACTTTAGGTTTTCCCTGGTTGTAGACAACTGGGCCACTTTGTCATCAGCAACACTCATGGTATTGATTTTACAGAAGCTTGATTGCTGCACCTCTCAGGCTAGTTCACCTTCAACCAGGAAGCGTACAATCTCAATTGACACTTGTGGACCTCAGTTCCTCCACTGActgatttatttgatttgtgaTAGACTGAAAGTCTGAATTATACAACTGCTTATGAGGTATCatgggaggaaaaacaaactgcaatccaaatgtaaacaaagggTTGCATCACCATAAAAACCATCAAAGGACTGACAAGTCTTTTAAAGTTCAGAatagcacaacaacaacatctaagttattaacattttctgatactgttaaatatttattcacattAGACTTCTTTAAAATGTGTGAGTAAAACAGGCCTACAGCTTCATCTACAATCTGCTGAGAACAGaagaaaatgctgtttttcatcAAACTCTGATTTACaactgtaattaattaattgattttagggatgcaactaaccattttcattatcaaaattGTCTGCCGATTACTTTCTTAATTAATCAAaaagttgtttggtctataaaatgtctaacctgacgcaccagatggtttgtcaCACAGAACTATCTGAGAAGTCGttcttggaaactgtttggaaaagggcaggcactcaAAAagtacttggcaggtgattggatgaaccatctatCACCGTCTAATcctgcgaggcagctggattcacaagatcatgaAATCAGGTGAGAATCAGGTGAAGACATggattggtccgaaccactgATGGTTCAGGTACAAGCGTATAagttgaagcctgacaagatggattcttacatgatcttgtgatgttgtgatctcgCGAATCCAGTTGCCTTGCAaggaaataaaactgatttttgctaaaaaaaaacaaaaaaaaaacttaaacaattaatcaatgaataaaaTAGTTCCTGAGTAaatttctgttgattgattaatcgattacttGTTTTAGCTCtaatttttaacataaaatttatttttctaGCTAAAGAAGGTTAAACTGAACCGCATGAAAAGGTTATTATAAATACAAGCTTACATTACTTTGATTGGCCAGATAGTTTTATCCAAAACAACTTAAAGGTATCTTATGGAATTTTTGACTACTAGTAGTTCTATGGTGCAGTGTTgtgaggttttgtttgtttttgtgcacatGCACAAGGACACAAATGTGTGATAGAGCACCAAGAAGCATAGTAATGTGGTGGCTTTGCTAAATGccgttttggtgagtaacagtAATAGTAAACACAACTTTTGCTTTGAAACCTCACAGGGCTCCTTTAAACACGTCcctataaaatgacaaattttcaTATTAGGAGGAAGGGGGTTGGTTGGATGGCTAGAGAGATAGATGTATGGCAAAAAGTAGGTAGGTGGATTTAGCTGCTTtagtgtttgtttcctgtttccaactgcaagtcgggacagttttaaaaaaaaaaatgtagtgtCGATTGTCGTGGTTTTTaatgttgccatgacgacgaaggttgcataactttaagaagtaattttaacccacaccatgatctttccctaaccaaatggtgtttgtgcctaaacctaaccagaccatAACCACAGCATGGTCACACcatgaaacatcattatttttttatgattactGCTGATGGTGACGGCATGTTAGAAAACACTCTGAtgggttgttctggagtgcaggtacagtCGACCTGTGTGTTCATCTCATCATGCAGATGTGCTGTAAATTCAACCCGATCCCCAAAAAGAAGGTcaatattggacaattctgcaaaaccctaGATTACATTTTAATACTAATGTTTTGCTCTTTCTACAATCTATGCATGACAACTACAGTATGGTTATAGTTGGGAAAGACTTAGGGCAAATAAAATAGGGTTAAGGTCAAACACACTCACCTCTGTTTCCCAGAACAAAAGGGCAACACAGGTGTAATAGCCTGAACAAGACGGTTCGCTCACTAACGTCGCACTGATGTCTGTCTCTGACACATCTGgatgaaacacattcacacatctaTGCCTCGACATCTGTTCTGTGGAAATCTTTATAACTCTTTAAAAACTCACTCTTTGCACTACTCCTGCATTGGCTGCAGCACACATGGTGATGTCTCAGGAGATCATATGAGGGCAGGGTTAGCTGAACTGTTACTGTGTCTGTTGTCTCTGAGACCTTTAGCCCACAGAGGACAAAAGGGCTAATGCCTATAGCCCTTCTTATAGGAAGAATGGCAGAGGCTTGAGCTCAATAACCCAGCTCCCCCCTCTTCACCCTGCACTATACCCTTGGGACCTTAATGTTGGTGGTGGGGGGTGTGAAGCCCTTTACCTCCTCCCATGAGCCCTGCTGTCTCctaacaaccccccccccccccaaccacacacacacacatgcacacacacacacacacagacgcctGCCTGCAACACACACGCGCTATTAGCAGGCCTTTGTCACactcaagtaaaaaaaaaaaaacttgattctCATGATCAAGTTAAAAAAGTAGACATCTTGACCATGTGAGACAGGATGCCCCCCTgggggaggaagaaaaaaaggaatcaaTCAGGTGATCCTGCCTGATTCTGTTCACTcagtttgaaaaatgatttagcCTTCTGCTCACTGAGAAAAACAGCATCACAGCAGCAAAGAAGGCAAAGTTTGCGAgaataaaacagcttttgtgCCAATATAAGATGTCCAGGATTGGAAAAGCAACAACATTTTGGCCCAAATCTAAAGAAAGTCTTTATTATAAGAAGCAATAACACATGAtgagactgttttgtgtttaattgaatactttttgtgtttgtatcattATAAACCTGCTGAAGCAACACTCACTTTTATTTGACCCAGAGGTCCGCAGAGAAAAGATGACTCtcagcactttgtttttttgacacagGGGCCATAAATAGAGTCCTGTGGGCAGAAACTGAACTGGCTGAGCAAACCCCCGCGGTGTCAAACATTACACAAATCACTTCAATCTTCTAACAGTAGACTATGTTCCTCTCCCTAAAGTTGAGTGATGCAAGTCAGCAGTCCCCCATCACAAAAGCGCAACAGCTGCAGCGACAGAAGCAGCGTTTCTGAACCACAATAGACCCCCTGCCAATGCAACCCCATTCTCACCACAGCATCTTTTAGAGAGGGCCTTGTCTTTGCCTGAGGAAGACTCCGCGACTTTTTGCTTAGAGCGGAGGAATCGAGACATCTGCAGACATAGGCTACTTTAACATTAATATGCAAATCACATTTACACAACGTTGCGCACGCAGCTCCTGCTGGCACCGCAAGTACCGCAAGGAGATcaaagtttgttttctctggAATATCATTTGACGCATTGTATAAGGTTGATACATTTGATCATACATACTGTAAGGTGAACTGTTCTCATATCAGTTCAAATCAGATTCAAAGGCTTAAGTGACTGGCAAGACCCAGACTGGGTTTATGAAAAATTAGATTATGCCCTTGAGTGTCTGCATCCGAAATATATCCTAACTCATTGCATCGCCCTTGCAGGAAAATATGTTATGAATGGAAACAGACTCACAAAGTATGTATGATTTTACGCATAAAAACATATTCTACTACTGATAACGTTTTACCACACGCTTAGGCGCTGTAGTTGCTGATCATATCactaaaaacatatctttaGTAATAAAATGCACCTTAAAAAACTAACAGACAACAGCTGTAGAAACCATGTCTTTCCTTTCCTGAGGGGTCTCACCTTGTTGGCATTCCAGTCCGATGTTCCCAAGCGCACAGCTCCTTTATCCAAATATACGCGTCAATAGCTACATAACAATAAATAAGATCAATGTTATTGTGCCAAGTGAACGCTCTCATCAAACAGCGTAATAACACATATTCCTTTATCCTATGGGTTCATCTGGCGGCTGTTTACTGCGATGTGTCGCTTGTGTATCCGATCAGTCCCAGGGCGCCTCGGAGAGAGGCATGGTGCGGTCTGCAGAGAGATCTCCAACCTGCTGCAACCCCGATATTCCTCCGCTCTGTCGCCGCCGCCGCTCCTCCTACGGATGGagaagaaaaatgataaaaacaccTGGCGCTGTCCAGACCAGTCAGCTGATTCACCAGCAGGCTATTGGCTAAGAGCGCCTGTCTGTCACTGTCGGCCAAGCAAAGCAGAGCACCATCTGCTCCGGGCTTGTTGTGATGAGAACAAAGGCAGGAGAGGGCGGCGGGGCATGGGGCGAAGGGGGGGATGTGTGGGTGGGGAGATGGTGGGGGTGGTACATGGCATTACTGCTGAAAAAAATCTCTCCCCTGAGCCTCTCCTCAAACCTTGAGGACAATATAGACTATCAGTCACTAAAACAGCACAAAGGGAACTTTAAAGTCTACCTCTGTGATCTatgagtattttattttatttattttatcttatttcattattattttagtaataacagtagtagtTGCTTTTTATTAGTGAGAGATAGAGTGTCAGGTGTCACACATGCCTTTTCCTATTTCTGGATCTTAGGAATGAAAACAGGATTTGGTTATTAAAATCCtgaggattttttttagttaattttaaCAGGAACCATTCACAAAAAGTTCAAAAAAGCTAGCTGACCTTTGTTTCTCATTTGAGTCTCTTATTATTCCAAATTGGCTTATTTTTCCAATTTTTCCCTTCGGGTTCTTGATTATGATTGTTGACATTTGCTTGCTCTACAAAACTTTTCAGTCACTCATTTCTTGAAACTTTCTTGAAACacatgccttttttttaaagcaacaatTGGATAATGGACTGTTAAAATAATCTGATGCTGCAATCTTGTAATTTGTTCATCTAGTTACACATTACTTGAGGTGACATCAATAGAAGAAACAGTGAGTTTGGTATGTTttggtatcaattttctcactttcttaatttcagttttttttccctttgttatcctcttggagagctgatcagtATTAAGGAATACATTGTCCTTTTCCACTTGGTGTTTAACaacttaattttattaattgatttatttggtTTCTTGTAGGCAGTGCAAGTAGCTGTAAAAGACAACATTGTCATATTATCAACTTA includes these proteins:
- the lrrn1 gene encoding leucine-rich repeat neuronal protein 1, which encodes MARRRLDCLLLGQVFAGLILVSIGLAFVQSNECPQLCVCEIRPWFTPQSTYREAITVDCNDLRLTRIPGNLSSDTQVLLLQSNYIARTSEELEQLFNLTELDLSQNNFSSIRDVGLTNMSQLTTLHLEENQITEMPDYCLQDLSNLQELYINHNQINTISANAFSGLHNLLRLHLNSNKLKTINSQWFDSTPNLEILMIGENPIVGIMDFNFKPLGNLRSLVLAGMDLTDIPGNAFVGLDNLESLSFYDNKLVSVPQRALQKLPNLKFLDLNKNPVHKIQEGDFKNMLRLKELGINNMGELVSIDQYSLDNLPELTKLEATNNPKFSYIHRQAFRDVPALESLMLNNNALNALYQSTVDSLPNLREISIHSNPLRCDCVIQWMSSNKTTVRFMEPLSMFCAMPTEVRGMHVREVLQKDLLNQCLPMISHDTFPNHLNLDIGMTVDLDCRAMSQPEPEIYWVTPMGNKVMMDTLSDKYSLSSEGTLRISHIQVEDSGRYTCVAQNSEGADTRVTAIRVNGTLLDSTQLMKIYVKQTESHSILVSWKVNSNVMTSNLKWSSATMKIDNPHITYTARVPVDVHEYNLTHLQPATEYEVCLTVSNIHQQTQKSCVNVTTKQATFAVEISDQGTNTALAAVMGTMFAIISLASLGVYIAKRWKRKNYHHSLKKYMQKTSSIPLNELYPPLINLWEADSEKEKEGSSETKPSQVDTTRSYYMW